One genomic region from Anopheles bellator chromosome 2, idAnoBellAS_SP24_06.2, whole genome shotgun sequence encodes:
- the LOC131208608 gene encoding aryl hydrocarbon receptor codes for MKMSQLGTVYATKRRRRNGKSIKTTPKEGITKSNPSKRHRERLNAELDLLASLLPFEQNILSKLDRLSILRLSVSYLRIKSYFQVVMHKEKSENGMMPHAVSEDNYRARDFTSYDHSFVVDSDMFLQALNGFIMILTCEGEVFFATHTIESYLGFHQSDIIHQSVYELVHSEDREELQKQLLWNSFLPADLSGIQLSEALVPEKDKLLERSFTVRFRCLLDNTSGFLRLDIRGRVKILHGQNKKNEEPPLALFAFCTPFGPPSLLEIPPKENMFKSKHKLDFSLVSMDHKGKNTLGYSDSELANMGGYDLVHYDDLAYVASAHQELLKTGASGMIAYRYQKKDGAWQWLQTSSRLVYKNSKPDFVICTHRQLMEEEGRDLLGKRTMDFKVSYLDAGISSTYFEPDQLIISSNNASSPGSPTTSQQRANRRYKTQLRDFLSTCRHKRKLPSQCTEQQVPPSVSVVDYIPGGAPGTAAAAAVVAAAAYSNSINSVYSPATHFASSGPDNVYMAGPVHSPNFYPMPDNLFHQYRLQGVNLALNERGSFEFPKCDSGKLHAKGLLRETF; via the exons CATCAAGACAACTCCGAAAGAAGGAATCACCAAGAGCAATCCCTCCAAGCGGCATAGAGAACGACTGAACGCAGAATTGGATTTGTTGGCTTCTTTATTGCCATTCGAGCAAAACATTCTAAGCAAATTGGACCGTTTAAGCATATTGCGTCTGTCTGTCAGCTATCTAAGAATAAAAAGTTACTTCCAAG TTGTTATGCACaaggaaaaaagcgaaaatggGATGATGCCACACGCAGTTTCCGAAGATAACTATCGTGCACGAGATTTTACTTCTTATGATCACAGTTTCGTCGTAGACAGTGACATGTTTTTACAG gCATTGAATGGTTTCATAATGATATTGACATGTGAGGgagaagttttttttgcgacaCACACGATAGAGAGCTACTTGGGATTCCATCAG TCCGACATTATTCATCAATCGGTGTACGAACTAGTGCATTCGGAAGATCGAGAAGAGCTGCAAAAGCAACTGCTTTGGAATTCTTTTTTACCGGCCGATCTATCTGGTATTCAGCTAAGTGAAGCTCTCGTGCCCGAGAAAGACAAGCTGCTGGAGCGCAGTTTTACCGTGAGATTTCGTTGTTTGCTCGATAACACATCAGGGTTTCTG CGTTTGGACATCCGTGGCAGGGTTAAAATCTTACATGGTCAGAACAAGAAAAACGAAGAGCCACCGCTCGCCTTGTTCGCTTTCTGTACTCCATTCGGTCCCCCTAGCTTGTTGGAAATTCCTCCGAAGGAGAACATGTTCAAGTCGAAACACAAGCTCGACTTTTCGTTGGTGTCGATGGATCATAA AGGAAAAAACACGCTGGGATACTCCGACTCCGAGTTGGCCAATATGGGGGGTTATGATCTTGTGCACTACGATGATTTGGCATACGTGGCTAGCGCCCACCAGGAGC tattGAAGACCGGTGCATCCGGAATGATAGCTTACCGTTATCAGAAGAAGGACGGGGCTTGGCAGTGGTTGCAAACTAGCTCAAGGCTGGTGTACAAAAACTCGAAACCAGACTTTGTCATCTGCACACATCGGCAGCTGATGGAGGAAGAAGGGCGGGATCTACTAGGAAAGCGCACGATGGACTTCAAA GTTAGTTACCTTGATGCCGGCATTTCATCGACTTATTTTGAGCCAGACCAGTTGATCATCAGTTCGAACAATGCCAGCTCGCCGGGCTCTCCGACGACGTCCCAGCAACGTGCCAACCGACGGTACAAAACGCAGCTGAGGGACTTTCTTTCAACATGTCGCCACAAACGTAAACTGCCCAGTCAATGCACCGAACAACAG GTGCCTCCAAGTGTTTCGGTTGTCGACTACATACCTGGCGGGGCGCcgggaacagcagcagctgccgcagTCGTTGCAGCAGCTGCCTATTCCAACTCTATCAATAGTGTGTACTCCCCGGCGACGCATTTTGCTAGTAGCGGACCGGATAATGTCTACATGGCAGGCCCAGTGCATTCACCGAACTTTTATCCGATGCCCGATAATCTTTTCCACCAGTATCGGCTGCAAGGT GTGAATCTAGCTCTAAACGAACGAGGTTCCTTCGAGTTTCCCAAGTGCGATAGCGGCAAACTGCATGCCAAAGGTCTACTAAGAGAAACTTTCTAG